One Temnothorax longispinosus isolate EJ_2023e chromosome 8, Tlon_JGU_v1, whole genome shotgun sequence genomic region harbors:
- the Pen gene encoding importin subunit alpha, which yields MPSRDDHSHGRIANFKFNNKHEEARIRRNALSVELRKAKKDDQLSKRRNLDTQELTNLGDKAALSPTSALSIDEIVNHINLPDETSQLLAIQTCRKLLSREKNPPINDMIKGGIVPRCIELLDSDHNIPLQFEVAWVLTNIASGTSEQTQNVVKHGAVPKLVKMLKSASPVVAEQAVWALGNIAGDGPYARDLVLGHDALPLLLDLIKPDTPITFMRNIVWTLSNLCRNKNPPPPFELIRPVLPVFNRLFSYTDQDVLADTCWALSYLTDGSNDKIQAVLEIGIIPKLVQLLTSQEGTILTPALRTVGNIVTGDDTQTDAVILAGGLTHLGALLRYHRANIVKEAAWATSNIMAGNTDQIQSAINAGLLPPLIEVLQFGDYKAQKEAAWAVTNLTTGGTIQHLTELVGAGVLPPFCNLLETKDWGVIIVVLDGLTNILHAAEKIGQVERVAIMIEEAGGLDKIEALQHHQNEQVYQKSMAILDTYFSQKDEEEVPTSKVNENADEQIEFNMTEDPPINKFNF from the exons ATGCCTTCTCGAGATGATCACAGCCATGGACGGAtagcaaattttaaatttaataataaacacgAA GAGGCACGAATAAGAAGGAACGCATTATCGGTGGAACTACGAAAAGCTAAGAAAGATGATCAGTTGTCAAAACGACGTAATTTAGATACACAAGAACTAACAAATTTAGGAGATAAAGCTGCTCTTTCGCCCACTTCTGCTCTTTCTATAGATGAGATTGTAAATCACATAAACTTGCCAGATGAAACATCACAATTACTGGCGATTCAAACctgtagaaaattattaagtcGAGAAAAAAACCCTCCTATAAATGATATGATAAAAGGTGGCATAGTACCACGCTGTATTGAGCTCTTAGATAGTGATCATAA TATTCCTTTGCAATTTGAAGTAGCATGGGTATTGACTAACATAGCTTCGGGTACGTCTGAACAAACGCAGAACGTTGTGAAACATGGAGCGGTACCAAAATTAGTGAAGATGCTTAAGTCTGCGTCGCCTGTTGTTGCCGAACAAGCAGTATGGGCCTTGGGAAACATAGCCGGAGACGGACCATATGCACGCGATCTTGTTCTTGGACATGATGCTCTACCTCTTCTGCTGGATTTAATTAAACCTGATACCCCA ATAACATTCATGCGCAACATCGTATGGACCTTATCTAATTTATGTCGAAACAAGAATCCACCTCCACCCTTCGAATTGATCAGACCTGTTCTACCAGTATTTAATCGTCTGTTTAGTTATACGGATCAAGATGTGCTTG CTGATACCTGCTGGGCACTTTCTTATCTCACCGATGGATCCAACGATAAAATACAAGCGGTATTGGAAATTGGCATTATACCAAAACTTGTACAGTTGCTGACATCACAGGAAGGAACTATTCTTACTCCAGCATTGCGTACAGTTGGAAACATAGTAACGGGTGACGATACTCAAACGGATGCTGTGATTCTCGCGGGAGGATTGACGCATCTTGGTGCCTTGTTGCGGTATCATCGCGCCAACATTGTAAAGGAAGCTGCTTGGGCAACCAGTAACATTATGGCTGGTAACACAGACCAAATCCAAAGTGCGATAAACGCTGGTCTGTTACCACCATTGATAGAAGTACTTCAGTTT GGAGACTATAAGGCACAAAAGGAAGCTGCATGGGCTGTAACTAACTTAACAACGGGAGGAACGATTCAACATTTAACTGAATTAGTGGGAGCGGGTGTATTGCCacctttttgtaatttattggAGACAAAAGACTGGGGTGTTATTATTGTTGTCTTAGATGGCCTAACTAATATCTTACATGCTGCAGAAAAAATAGGACAAGTAGAAAGAGTTGCCATTATGATCGAAGAAGCTGGAGGATTAGATAAAATAGAAGCTCTTCAACATCATCAGAATGAACAAGTTTATCAGAAATCTATGGCTATACTTGATACGTACTTTTCTCAAAAG gacGAAGAAGAGGTTCCTACTTCTAAAGTTAACGAGAATGCTGATGAACagattgaatttaatatgaCGGAAGATCCgccgataaataaatttaatttttga
- the LOC139817803 gene encoding GTPase-activating protein and VPS9 domain-containing protein 1-like, with protein MDNDPIWQSASANQLDLARVVVERTVMARVYHNALYLNEDGDVYRDQLFHGHINKLAKVVTSNHRDLRISKVYHYECPWSWAQAELAMISAYKTPRDKLQCVFCCATTIMNLFSMASERGIPAADDLTPVLVYRYVIIKTNPPSLYRLFNM; from the exons ATGGACAACGATCCGATTTGGCAAT CGGCAAGCGCCAACCAGTTAGATTTGGCGAGAGTCGTGGTGGAAAGAACCGTCATGGCACGGGTATACCACAATGCGCTCTATCTAAATGAAGATGGAGATGTATATAGGGACCAGCTTTTTCACGGTCATATCAATAAGTTGGCAAAAGTCGTAACTTCAAATCACAGGGACCTACgcatttcaaaagtttatcaTTACGAATGCCCCTGGTCATGGGCGCAGGCTGAATTGGCTATGATATCGGCGTATAAGACTCCTAGGGATAAGTTGCAGTGTGTATTTTGTTGCGCGACTACCATCATGAATCTCTTCTCCATGGCATCGGAAAGAGGCATACCTGCTGCCGACGATCTGACTCCCGTGCTGGTCTACAGGTATGTCATAATCAAG ACTAATCCGCCGTCGTTGTATCGACTGTTCAATATGTAG